The following proteins are co-located in the Williamwhitmania taraxaci genome:
- a CDS encoding GlmU family protein encodes MSNLVLFDNRHIDLLPLTFTRPVAEIRVGILTITQKWERFLGASASYATQDYLQPKFPLILKEDNLLVSGNVLPEELLITQIKLLEVGAGFKWQGEIVCVRLNELDARRFLNGEVDFVTMRNLDAEPITINRPYDIFRLNGVALELDFKQVTKGRKSGTLSASNRVVAPENIFVEEGAIVECAIINASTGPVYIGADAEIMEGAIVRGPFALCEHSVLKMGAKIYGPTTIGPYSKVGGEVSNSVIFGMSNKAHDGFLGNSVLGEWCNLGADTNNSNLKNNYEEVKLWSYREDHFVKTGLQFCGLIMGDHSKCGINTMFNTGTVVGVSANIYGDGFPRNFIPSFSWGGAASMIDYRIDKALQTAERVWARRGIELSQVDQDILLHIYNNTPRRN; translated from the coding sequence ATGAGCAATTTAGTTCTTTTCGATAACAGACATATTGATTTGTTGCCGCTTACCTTTACTCGACCAGTTGCCGAAATACGAGTTGGGATATTAACTATTACCCAAAAGTGGGAGCGATTTCTTGGCGCCAGCGCTTCTTACGCTACTCAGGATTATCTTCAACCAAAATTCCCTTTGATCCTAAAAGAGGATAATCTTTTGGTCAGTGGAAATGTTCTTCCTGAGGAGTTGTTAATTACTCAAATTAAGTTACTTGAGGTCGGCGCAGGATTTAAGTGGCAGGGCGAAATCGTATGTGTGAGGTTGAATGAGTTGGATGCTCGTCGGTTCTTGAACGGGGAGGTCGATTTTGTAACTATGCGTAATCTCGATGCGGAACCCATTACGATAAACCGACCATACGATATTTTTAGGTTGAATGGGGTGGCCTTAGAACTCGATTTCAAGCAGGTAACTAAGGGGAGGAAGTCGGGCACTCTTAGTGCCAGCAATCGCGTTGTTGCCCCCGAAAATATATTTGTAGAGGAGGGTGCCATTGTGGAGTGCGCCATAATCAATGCCTCTACAGGCCCGGTATATATTGGCGCTGATGCCGAAATTATGGAAGGGGCAATTGTTCGCGGACCGTTTGCACTGTGTGAGCATTCGGTGCTGAAGATGGGTGCCAAAATTTACGGGCCTACAACCATTGGCCCTTATTCCAAAGTTGGGGGCGAGGTTAGTAATAGCGTGATTTTTGGAATGAGTAATAAGGCTCACGATGGCTTTCTTGGCAATTCTGTCCTCGGGGAGTGGTGTAATCTGGGAGCCGACACCAATAATTCAAACCTTAAAAATAATTATGAGGAGGTGAAACTCTGGAGTTATCGAGAGGATCACTTTGTTAAAACAGGACTTCAGTTTTGTGGGTTAATCATGGGCGACCACTCTAAGTGCGGCATTAATACCATGTTTAATACCGGAACCGTCGTTGGTGTAAGTGCAAATATTTATGGGGACGGTTTTCCCCGCAATTTTATTCCTTCCTTCTCTTGGGGTGGTGCTGCTAGTATGATTGATTACAGAATCGACAAAGCTTTGCAGACAGCCGAGAGGGTTTGGGCTCGTCGTGGCATTGAACTATCTCAGGTGGACCAGGATATCCTACTTCACATCTATAATAACACTCCTAGAAGGAATTAG